ATCCGAAAGTCTGTTAATTTAACAATATCATCACTGTTAGTAGTAGTAAAATAGGCGGTTAAATTCTGCAAACTAAAGGTTTGAGATTGCCAACGTTGAATGTTTTGATTACTGCCATCTAAACCTATCAATAAATGTGTTTGTTGATGTTGTAAGCTGGCAAGCATTGAAGATATTGCTTGAGAAGAAGACATCACATAGAAACCTTTAGCACGAATCAGATTCTTCATCTGATATCCCTGGCTCATCCCGGTATCATCCCACATACTCCAAGCAAAACAATAGCTATCTAATTTACTATTGGAATTCTGGTAATAACAAAAGCTGTCGAGAAAACTATTTGCAGCAGCATAAGCGCCGACAACAGTGCTACCAAAAAAACCGTGTGCTGAGGAAAAGTTGATAAAAATGCTGTCGTTATTATTTTTTACTAACTGATGCAGCGCCCAAGTACCCAACACCTTAGGATGCAGTACTGCTGCTAAGTTTTCCTGAGTTTCTTCAAGTAAAAGTTGCTCATGAAAAGTTCCCGCTAAATGGATTATCCCATCCAAATTATTCTCCCATCGGGATTTAGCTTTTTCAACTACTATCTGCAATTGTTTTAAGTCACAAATATCAACAGCTTCGTAAATTATCTCTCCTCCAAGTTTTTCTAGTTCTTGATAGGCTTTAATACGTTGTTCAATAAAATTTGCCTTTTCTAAATCGACATTATCAGTACTTTTATTGGGTATTGGAGTTCTACCAACCAACAGTAATTTAGTTTGGTAATTTTTCAGCAAATACCGAGCAATTTCAATACCTATACCACCAAGTCCTCCGGTAATTAAATAAGTTCCTCCTTGCTTAAAGGGGATTGGCGATTTCGGTCCTCCTGCAAAATCTACTTTTTCTAAACGAGGAACTAAACGCTGCCCATTTCTATAAGCTACTTCTCGTTCTTTTGAGGAAGTTTGCAGTTCTTGTAAAATATATGTCCCATTCTTTTCAACTTGAGTAAAAGGTAAATCGATGTGACGACAGTTTAAATTTGGTAATTCTTGGGGAATAGTTTTTAACAACCCCAATACTGTTGATTTTTCGTAAGCTATTGGGTCACTTGAAGAAATAGACTGGATATGACTGGAAATAAATAGCAATTGCACTGCATGGTCTAAACCCTGAACTTTAGCTAATGCTTGAACTAGAAATAATAAACTATATATTCCTTTGTTTTGTGCTTGTTCGAGAACCTCTTGGCTTTTGACTTGGCCCTGATATTTGTCATAAGTCCATAGGTGAAGTATCTGTCCAATAATAATATTATCTGCGGCTAGAGATTTGAGTAATAGTTCATAGTGTTCAGGTTTATCTGGAGTGATTGTATAGTGTGAACGATTTATTTTCAGAAAATCTTCTGCGGGTGAAACGGTTATATATGGCAGATTATTTTCTGACAATATTTGACATAAATATCTCCCCAGTCCTTCAGGTTCGAGAAAGACTAAGGTAGGATTAGTAAGAGTTAGATAAGAATTAATAGTAATGGGATTTTTGGGTTTCCAGATAGTTTTGTAGAACCAATCAGGAATAGTATTGATATTACCCAGTAAGATATCAACCTGTTTAATAATTGGTTTAAACTCGCCGGAATTGAAACGCTGGCTAAGTTGCGATCGCTGAATTTTACCGATGGAAGTTTTAGGAATAATTTCTTTATCTACTGGAATTAAATAATCGGGATTTATCCCCACTTTGTTGACAACTTTATTCCGAATTTCTTTGAGGAGACTTACTAAATTACCATCAAGGGAGGGACTGAAAAATATCGCTAGTTTATCGGTATTTATTCTAGGTTGCTTCACTGCACAGGCAGCTGTATAAGAGACTTCTACTGCTGCCAATTCTTCAATAGCGGCTTCGATTTCATGACAGTAGTAGTTGAGTCCATTGATAATGATTATATCTTTCTGCCGTCCAGTAATCGTTAAACGTCCTTGGTAGAGAAATCCTAAATCTCCCGTATTAAACCAACCATCTTCTGTAAAAACTTCTTGGTTTGCCTGGGGATTCTGATAGTAACCACTAGTAACAGATGCACCTTTTATCTGTAATCGCCCAATGGTACTTTCTGTAACTATTTGTTCATTATCATCAACAATACGCAGTGAAGCGCCAGCAATTGGATGGCCAAGTTCTACAAATGAAGTGTCATCTGATGAAGATTCTAAAGAAAAACTGTCAGACCAGGTAATTCCAGAACAAGTTTCGCACATTCCAAAGGCTGGGTGAATGGCATTAGTCCGTAAACCGTAGGGGTGAAGCAGCTTTAAGAAATTTCTGGCTATCTTAGCTTGAATAGCTTCCCCAGCGTTGACTAGAAACTGCATCGAAGATAAATCCCAATGCTTTTGGTTGATCTCCAAAGCGCGATATCGCAGTTCGCCAAAGGCATCGCAAATCAGGGAAAATGCAAAATTAGGTGCCCAACTAATCGTAGCTTGATGTGAGTCA
This Nostoc sp. C052 DNA region includes the following protein-coding sequences:
- a CDS encoding SDR family NAD(P)-dependent oxidoreductase — translated: MQLENYNQLLANSSNISFSYREIEIAIRSSLTVDDCVVISRQTEKLKQELVAYVVPSGLFIVEQLLSHLQGILPSESIPKAIVPVSTLPLTDTGELDEETLANLEVIDSDLMLRIEEQLESLSEVERVAVVVESQVKIIPPLHLEDLLSDTQELASEYSQQKAQATTPIQKIDKSSSSLKKLAISHGESLQKNQNVPRTLAEVLQRTAQNSTKSIIYVQSDGSEKNQSYAELLQDAQRILFGLKKLGLKPQDQVIFQLEDNQDFISSFWACVLGGFVPVPISIAPTYEQVNTTTRKVQNTWQMLGKPLVLTSASLAPKIDSLSRLLDLENLQFATIDRLRECEPDLNLHQSQPEDLAILFLTSGSTGIPKCVMLNHRNLLSMTAGTILMNDFSSEDSTLNWMPLDHVGALVFLSIMAVDLGCQQIHVPTNLIVQNPLLWLDLIDSHQATISWAPNFAFSLICDAFGELRYRALEINQKHWDLSSMQFLVNAGEAIQAKIARNFLKLLHPYGLRTNAIHPAFGMCETCSGITWSDSFSLESSSDDTSFVELGHPIAGASLRIVDDNEQIVTESTIGRLQIKGASVTSGYYQNPQANQEVFTEDGWFNTGDLGFLYQGRLTITGRQKDIIIINGLNYYCHEIEAAIEELAAVEVSYTAACAVKQPRINTDKLAIFFSPSLDGNLVSLLKEIRNKVVNKVGINPDYLIPVDKEIIPKTSIGKIQRSQLSQRFNSGEFKPIIKQVDILLGNINTIPDWFYKTIWKPKNPITINSYLTLTNPTLVFLEPEGLGRYLCQILSENNLPYITVSPAEDFLKINRSHYTITPDKPEHYELLLKSLAADNIIIGQILHLWTYDKYQGQVKSQEVLEQAQNKGIYSLLFLVQALAKVQGLDHAVQLLFISSHIQSISSSDPIAYEKSTVLGLLKTIPQELPNLNCRHIDLPFTQVEKNGTYILQELQTSSKEREVAYRNGQRLVPRLEKVDFAGGPKSPIPFKQGGTYLITGGLGGIGIEIARYLLKNYQTKLLLVGRTPIPNKSTDNVDLEKANFIEQRIKAYQELEKLGGEIIYEAVDICDLKQLQIVVEKAKSRWENNLDGIIHLAGTFHEQLLLEETQENLAAVLHPKVLGTWALHQLVKNNNDSIFINFSSAHGFFGSTVVGAYAAANSFLDSFCYYQNSNSKLDSYCFAWSMWDDTGMSQGYQMKNLIRAKGFYVMSSSQAISSMLASLQHQQTHLLIGLDGSNQNIQRWQSQTFSLQNLTAYFTTTNSDDIVKLTDFRIQDRFGTSCICNLVQLKEIPLTLSGAIDKNKLVQRFTRQETDDSVEPRNEGEQKIAQIWQQVLGIPLPSIHDNFFELGGNSLLGTQLISQLRDAFSIELSLHDLFTSPTVAQLACDLEALRIAAEDSDTFINNTKAEEYEEGYL